Below is a genomic region from Persicimonas caeni.
CGAAGAGTTGGCCTTCCCCGGCGTCGAGTCGGCGCATCAACACAGCACGGCGCAGTAGGTTCTGCGGAGCGATTCCATCGAGCCATCGAGCGCGAAGCCAATTCCTCTCGCTGCTCACCGGCGAGAACACCGGCAAACTCTCCGAAACTCGCTTTTCATCGCCACGTAGAGGCCTCCACGAGGCGTTGGCACCCATCCGGGCGTGCTTGCGAAAATTTCGCGATTATGCTTAAAGCCCCTCACAACGCGGCATATGAGGGATTGAGTGGCACATAGCCTGATTCTGGGCTAGAGTGAACTTCGTGCTTATTCAAAGTAGTAGCTCGATGTACCCCCGCAGAGGCTAGCAGCGATGGGTCAACAGAACGTCAATGATCGAGCCAGCGAAGAAGAGCGTCGACGCTTTATGCGTCGGCTGCTCCGTGATGTTCGCGCGCTCGAGCAAATGCTCGAAGATGGGATGTTCGAGACCGGGATTCGGCGCATCGGCGCCGAGCAGGAGATGTTCCTGGTCGACGAGCATTATCGCCCGGCAACCCGCTCCCTCGAGATTCTCGAGGAGCTCGACGACGAGCAGTTCACGACCGAACTCGGCCTATTCAACATCGAGTTCAACGCCAAACCGAACGAGTTTGGCGGCGATTGCCTAAGCAAGCTCGAGCGCCAATTGACCGATGCGGTCGACAAAGCGCGTCGGGCCGCCGGCAAATTCGGCGCCGACATCGCGCTGACCGGCATCTTGCCGACGATGAAAAAGTCGGACCTGGGCATGGCGAATATGACGCCGATGCCGCGCTACAAGGCGCTGAACAACTCGATGACCGCGCTGCGCGGCAAAGCCTACGACTTCCATATCAAGGGCATCGACGAGTTCATCGTCCAGCACGACAATGTGATGCTGGAGGCGTGCAACACCAGCTTCCAGGTCCACTTCCAGGTCGCCCCGGACGAGTTTGCCCGCCTGTATAATATCGCCCAGGCCGTCGCCGGCCCGGTGCTGGCGGTGGCGACCAACTCGCCGATGCTCTTCGGCAAGCGGCTTTGGAAAGAGACGCGCATCGCGCTGTTCCAGCAGTCGGTCGACACACGCTCGCCGGGCACTCACATGCGTGAGATGCAACCGCGGGTGAGCTTCGGCCACAAGTGGATCGAGGATTCCGTCCTCGAGATTTACCGCGACGACATCTCGCGCTTCCGCCTGCTCTTTAGCGGCGGCGAAGCCGAAGACCCCTTCGAAGCCATCGAAGCAGGTCGCGCGCCGAAGCTGTCGGCGCTTCGTCTGCACACGGGCACCGTCTACCGGTGGAACCGCGCCTGTTACGGCATCTCGGACGGCAAGCCGCACCTGCGCATCGAAAATCGCGTGCTGCCGTCGGGTCCCACCCCCGCCGACGAAGTCGCCAACGCTGCGTTCTGGTTCGGCCTGATGAGCGGCCTCGTCGCCAAGTATGGCGACATCACCGAGCACCTGGAGTTCGTCGAGGCCAAGAACAACTTCTTCTCGGCGGCCCGCCACGGCCTGGCCGGCTCGATGACCTGGGTCGACGGCGAGCGCGAGCACACCCCGAATCTGGTGCTCGACAAATTGCTACC
It encodes:
- a CDS encoding CBS domain-containing protein; the encoded protein is MGQQNVNDRASEEERRRFMRRLLRDVRALEQMLEDGMFETGIRRIGAEQEMFLVDEHYRPATRSLEILEELDDEQFTTELGLFNIEFNAKPNEFGGDCLSKLERQLTDAVDKARRAAGKFGADIALTGILPTMKKSDLGMANMTPMPRYKALNNSMTALRGKAYDFHIKGIDEFIVQHDNVMLEACNTSFQVHFQVAPDEFARLYNIAQAVAGPVLAVATNSPMLFGKRLWKETRIALFQQSVDTRSPGTHMREMQPRVSFGHKWIEDSVLEIYRDDISRFRLLFSGGEAEDPFEAIEAGRAPKLSALRLHTGTVYRWNRACYGISDGKPHLRIENRVLPSGPTPADEVANAAFWFGLMSGLVAKYGDITEHLEFVEAKNNFFSAARHGLAGSMTWVDGEREHTPNLVLDKLLPLAETGLRRSGVDEDDIARYLGIIERRVRVEQTGADWMLDSFNSMEETNSIAERLTALTKTLVENQRQGILGHEWQYACTPEEASWEDHYQYVGQYMSTDLFTVNEDEIIDMVAAVMEWKHVRHVPVEDNDHRLVGLVTRRAFLRLLAKGVPSEDSSIPVRDIMTTDLITVTPETTTIEAIQLMREHTISSLPVVDDGKLVGMVTERDFMAIARDLLEERLAARAQNGDGRGEGRGNGHDQELTEELSELSDGGVDEVEHNERPVQPPGE